The Sphingobacteriaceae bacterium genomic interval CTGAGGCAGCATCATCCCGTGGCCTGATCCCGGGCCGGGGAGGTGGGTATTATGGGCAGACAACGGCATGTGCCCCAGCGGACGTGCATCGGCTGCAACACCGTGCGGCCGAAGAGGGAGCTGGTGCGCCTGGTGCGCACCCCGGCGGGGCCGGTGGTTCTGGACAAGACGGGCAAACTGTCGGGCCGTGGTGCCTACGTATGCCCTGACCCGGCCTGCGT includes:
- a CDS encoding YlxR family protein; the protein is MGRQRHVPQRTCIGCNTVRPKRELVRLVRTPAGPVVLDKTGKLSGRGAYVCPDPACVERALTLGRLTDRLKADPDQIDLDQLREQLKEIAEGVAGGGG